In the Blautia coccoides genome, ACAGGGGAATACCAGCGGAAATTTGTCTCCAATGTATCCCATGACTTCCGCTCCCCTTTGACTTCCATCAAGGGCTATACAGAGGCCATCCTGGACGGCACGATCCCCCCTGAGCTTCAGAACAAATATCTGAACATTGTGGTGTATGAAACAGACCGGCTGTACAAACTGACCCAGAGCCTGCTCACACTGAACGATATGGATGAGAAGGGCAGGATGCTGGAATATACAAACTTTGATATCAACAATACCATCAAGACTACAGCCGCGGCCTTTGAGGGCATCTGCAGGGAAAAACGCATTTCCATTGAACTGCTGCTCACAGGACAGACCCTGTACGTCTCCGCGGATATGGGCAAAATACAGCAGGTTCTATACAACCTCATAGACAATGCCATCAAATTCAGCCCTGCGGACTCCATCATTAAAGTGGAGACTACCATAAAACACGAAACCGTCTTTGTCTCCGTAAAAGATTCCGGCTGTGGTATACCCAAGAGCAGTCTCCCGAAGATCTGGGACCGTTTCTACAAGACAGATCCTTCCAGGGGAAAAGACAGAAAAGGTACCGGACTTGGGCTTTCCATTGTCAAAGAAATCCTCAATTCCCACAACCAGCATATCAATGTGATCAGCACAGAAGGTGTGGGCACGGAATTCATCTTTACCCTGTCCAAAGGAACGGAAAACAAAAATTAAAAACGGCAGGCAGCCGGAACCGTCCTATATCCATTTGGTTCCGTCTGTCTGCCGTTCTTTTTCTATTTGAGCCATTTATTTTTCCATTTGCGCCCTGCTTCATATCACTTAATATAAAGACATTTATCTGGCCGCAGGCCTTTGTTATTTCCAGTCATACCTAGTCAGATGTCCCTCCATCTGCATATGGTCAAAATGATTCTGACGCAGCGCCTCATAGAGCACAATAGCCACGGAATTCGCCAGATTCAAAGACCTGATGTTCCCGATCATGGGGATGCGGATGGCTGTCTCCTGGTTTTCCAGAAGAATCTCCTCCGGGATCCCGGCACTCTCCTTGCCGAACATGATGTAACAGTCCTCCTCATAATGGACATCCACATAAGTCTGAGGACCTTTTGTTGTAGCCATATAGATTTTTGCCCCCGGGTTGCGCTCCAGAAAGTCCTGATAATTAATGTAAGTAGTCACATCCAGGTCCTTCCAGTAGTCCATTCCCGCTCTCCTGATGGCCTTCTCATTCAACTTAAATCCCAAAGGCTCGATCAGATGGAGCCTGGTGCCTGTGGCCACACAGGTCCGTCCGATATTCCCTGTATTTGCCGGAATCTCCGGCTCAAAAAGTACAATGTTCAGTTTTGCCATGATTATTTCGCCTCTTTTTCTGTCTGTTCCTATCCTTTATGCGTATCAGAGTGTATGTGCATACGGATCTATCCAAGATATATTTTGTAAAGCTCGTCACTCTGGGGTTTGTCCAGATATCTGGTATCCTCGCCATTTCTCAGGATCCTGTCATTGCTGTCTGTGACTTTTCCCACGACTGCAGCATGTATCCCCGCCTGCTCCAGCTTTCTGACCAGACCGAACCCGTCCTCTGTTGTGATGAGCATGGAACCGCTTGACATGAGGATATAGGGATTCAGCCCCAGGACTTCGCACACCTCCACTGTCTCCTGCCGTATGGGAATCGTTTTTAGATCAATGTCAAGGCCTGTGCCGGAACCGCTTCCCATCTCCCAGAGCGCGCCGAATACACCGCCCTCTGTAATATCATGCATAGCCGATACACCCCAGGCCTTTGCAATCTTTGCCTCGGGCACCACGGAGAGATACTGATCGAATCTCTTTGCAGTCTCCACAAAAGAAGGGGCAAAGCGCTCCAACAGCTTTTCCTCTTTCTCTTTTGCCGCAATGGATGTTCCCTCCAGGCCGATCCATTTTGTTATGACAACATCCTGTCCCGGCTTTGCGGCAGAGGTTGTGAGAACTTCCTCTTTCCTGATCCTTCCCACACCTGTTATGGAAATGAGCGGCTGCTTCACCACATCCGTGATCTCTGTATGGCCGCCCATAACCTCAATGTTCAGTTGTTCGCAGGCTGATTCCAGTCCGCGCATCATCTCTTTTAACTGGGATTCCTCTGTCTCGGGAGTCAGGAGAATAGTCACCATGATTCCCAGAGGCTCCGCCCCTGAAGCTGCCAGATCATTGGCTGTGATGTGCACACTGTGGCTTCCTATATCCTTGATCGTACCCGTGATGGGATCAGAGGAGAAGACCAGCACATCCCCTTCTGCCGGCTCCAAAACCGCGCAGTCCTGGCCAACCGCCGGCCCCACCAGCACCTCCGGCCTTCTATGCTGTACTTCTTTTAAAACGGAACGGATGAGCACCGGTTCCGGTAATTTTCCTATCTTCATGTTCCCTGTCCTCTCTGTCTGTCAGTTTAAAAAGGACAATGCCATGGGAAGTACCATAGCCAGAACCAGAATCCCTGCCACAATGCCTGCAACCACGCGTTTTACCTTGTTATTGTTCATATTCATCATTGTCGTTTCACCTCATAATCTTTCCATAAGACCCTAATATCGTATCTATCAGTCTGGAGGCTTCATTTTTAGTCAGACTCTCCACATCCATGCTAAGCTCTATTCTATGATATTTTACTAATTCCTGCAAGTGGCGTTTTTGTGCCGGGGTCACAGGTCCCTGTTTTTTCACTTTATAATTCAATTTTTTCGGCGCAAAAAGCTCCGCATTCTCTTCCCCGTACTCGCGCCTCAGCCTCTGATAAAGAAGGTGGGCTGTCAGCGCATCATCCAGCGCCCTGTGGGCGTTTTCCTGGGGGATTGCATAGTGGACACGGAGGTTCTGCAGACTGCGGCTCGGAAGTCCGGCAAGCAGTGCTCTTGAAATTTTCAGGGTATCAATCCCCTCCTTTTCAAAGGCAAACCCA is a window encoding:
- a CDS encoding tRNA (cytidine(34)-2'-O)-methyltransferase yields the protein MAKLNIVLFEPEIPANTGNIGRTCVATGTRLHLIEPLGFKLNEKAIRRAGMDYWKDLDVTTYINYQDFLERNPGAKIYMATTKGPQTYVDVHYEEDCYIMFGKESAGIPEEILLENQETAIRIPMIGNIRSLNLANSVAIVLYEALRQNHFDHMQMEGHLTRYDWK
- a CDS encoding AIR synthase family protein, which produces MKIGKLPEPVLIRSVLKEVQHRRPEVLVGPAVGQDCAVLEPAEGDVLVFSSDPITGTIKDIGSHSVHITANDLAASGAEPLGIMVTILLTPETEESQLKEMMRGLESACEQLNIEVMGGHTEITDVVKQPLISITGVGRIRKEEVLTTSAAKPGQDVVITKWIGLEGTSIAAKEKEEKLLERFAPSFVETAKRFDQYLSVVPEAKIAKAWGVSAMHDITEGGVFGALWEMGSGSGTGLDIDLKTIPIRQETVEVCEVLGLNPYILMSSGSMLITTEDGFGLVRKLEQAGIHAAVVGKVTDSNDRILRNGEDTRYLDKPQSDELYKIYLG
- a CDS encoding 3'-5' exonuclease; translation: MDAYIALDLETTGLSPKSDRILEIGAARVLNGVVEARYSTLINPRMEIPAKITELTGITQEMVKEMPEIKEAVPELLAFCGDLPLLGHNIMFDYSFVKHSTVNCGFAFEKEGIDTLKISRALLAGLPSRSLQNLRVHYAIPQENAHRALDDALTAHLLYQRLRREYGEENAELFAPKKLNYKVKKQGPVTPAQKRHLQELVKYHRIELSMDVESLTKNEASRLIDTILGSYGKIMR